A single genomic interval of Streptomyces graminofaciens harbors:
- a CDS encoding MFS transporter, which yields MASTVTSDTSRPGYGQLLRTRGAWTFLLPGFAARQPFAMLTISLVLLVQHTTGSYGAAGAVAAVTGVSMALFAPYSGRLADRHGQRAVLIPGILVHGVAGLSLTTLALMDAPLWALFAAAVPTGASVPQIGPMVRARWGVRLQGSPLMTTAAAFESVTDELTFVLGPLVATALCTTVHPAAGLVTEASLTLVGGLLFAAQKSTQPVVATAPHARVEHAPALSVPGVRVLIATFLGIGAVFGGMQVSLAAFSESIGEPGMNGVLYGVFAAGNMLSGIVCGAIAWKVAPQRRLIVGYTALALVASALWTADSVLVLATLGLLVGMCIAPTLITGYTLVDSLVPAGARTEAFTWLTGAVALGQAAAVTVAGQLEDRLWDGAGFLVPMAGTALALATLVALRGRLAPRRVTRMVTRHAARREPVAIGEM from the coding sequence GTGGCATCCACGGTCACCTCCGACACGTCCCGCCCGGGATACGGGCAACTGCTGCGCACGCGCGGCGCCTGGACGTTCCTGCTCCCCGGCTTCGCCGCGCGCCAGCCGTTCGCGATGCTGACGATCTCCCTCGTGCTGCTCGTCCAGCACACCACCGGCTCGTACGGGGCGGCCGGCGCCGTCGCCGCCGTGACCGGTGTCTCGATGGCGCTGTTCGCGCCGTACAGCGGCCGTCTGGCGGACCGCCACGGCCAGCGGGCCGTCCTGATCCCCGGGATCCTCGTCCACGGCGTCGCGGGCCTCTCCCTGACCACGCTTGCGCTGATGGACGCCCCTCTGTGGGCGCTGTTCGCCGCCGCCGTGCCGACCGGGGCCTCGGTGCCGCAGATCGGGCCCATGGTCCGCGCCCGCTGGGGAGTGAGGCTCCAGGGCTCGCCCCTGATGACCACCGCGGCGGCCTTCGAGTCCGTCACCGACGAGCTGACCTTCGTGCTCGGCCCGCTGGTGGCGACCGCGCTGTGCACCACCGTGCACCCGGCCGCGGGCCTGGTCACGGAGGCCTCGCTGACACTGGTCGGCGGTCTGCTGTTCGCCGCGCAGAAGAGCACGCAGCCCGTGGTGGCCACCGCGCCGCACGCGCGCGTGGAGCACGCTCCCGCCCTCTCGGTCCCCGGGGTGCGCGTTCTGATCGCCACCTTCCTCGGCATCGGCGCGGTCTTCGGCGGTATGCAGGTCTCACTCGCCGCGTTCTCCGAGTCGATCGGCGAGCCCGGCATGAACGGCGTCCTGTACGGCGTCTTCGCGGCCGGCAACATGCTCTCGGGCATCGTCTGCGGCGCGATCGCCTGGAAGGTGGCCCCACAGCGGCGCCTGATCGTCGGCTACACGGCACTCGCGCTCGTGGCCTCCGCCCTGTGGACCGCCGACTCGGTGCTCGTCCTCGCCACGCTCGGCCTGCTGGTAGGCATGTGCATCGCGCCCACCCTGATCACCGGCTACACACTGGTCGACTCCCTGGTCCCCGCCGGCGCCCGCACGGAGGCCTTCACCTGGCTCACCGGCGCGGTCGCCCTCGGTCAGGCGGCCGCCGTGACGGTCGCCGGACAGCTGGAGGACCGGCTGTGGGACGGCGCCGGGTTCCTGGTGCCGATGGCCGGTACGGCACTGGCGCTGGCGACCCTGGTGGCGCTGCGCGGGCGGCTGGCGCCGCGGCGCGTGACCCGCATGGTCACCCGCCACGCGGCCCGTCGCGAACCTGTCGCGATCGGTGAGATGTGA
- a CDS encoding FmdB family zinc ribbon protein, whose protein sequence is MPTYQYQCTECGEGLEAVQKFTDDALTECPSCNGRLKKVFSAVGIVFKGSGFYRNDSRGSSSSSSPASSKPASSSSDAKSSTSSTSSSSSSSDSKSSSSGSSSTSSSSAA, encoded by the coding sequence GTGCCGACGTACCAGTACCAGTGCACCGAATGCGGTGAGGGCCTCGAAGCGGTGCAGAAGTTCACCGACGACGCCCTGACCGAGTGCCCCAGCTGCAATGGCCGCCTCAAGAAGGTGTTCTCCGCGGTCGGCATCGTCTTCAAGGGCTCCGGCTTCTATCGGAACGACAGCCGTGGCTCGTCGTCGAGCAGCAGCCCGGCGTCGTCGAAGCCGGCGTCGTCGTCCTCGGACGCGAAGTCCTCGACTTCGTCGACGTCGTCCTCGTCGTCCTCGTCCGACTCGAAGTCGTCGTCCTCGGGCTCTT